CGACATAGCACCTCAGCACTGATTTCTCACTCTAAGCCATGAACATTTGATGACCCTCCCCTCAATCAAAACAATGCCACTATCGTGCTCGATCAGCAAGTAGCTAACCCCACAATTTTTCATATATGTGGAAATttaatttgttataaaaaacaattcAAAACTTAATGATAATCATGTAACTATGGAACAACCACTATATCAAACGGGTATCCTGATGTTCCTTTATGATATTTTGAGAATGCTTGAGGATACTTTTGGACCTCTTTGATTTTTAATAAAATGGCTATGTGCATCAatgtgatgcagaggccgggggttatgcctccttttctaaaaaaaaaatccTGATGTTCCTTTTCCCTTTTCCTATAGATTATCAGGTTTTTagatctatttcttcttcttcttcttccccacaTCCATCTGAGTTTCACTTTTCTGAGTTATCAAGGTttcttgttcttctccttcctTACCCTAAAAAAATGGAGATACATACGTGTACACATTCCGTGAACCAACAAACCCTACAAGAAGAAGAACCATAAGATATCTTCTGTTAGATACGTTCGTGTACCTTTTGGCATAGTGCTCTAGAAAGCTCTGGTGAGAGACCGCGATACACGAGCAATGAAGATGAAGCTTCATCTGCTGTGCGGCATAACAAGGGAAAgatagaataaagagaggcaattgTAAGGTAAATGCATGCGTTCCTTCTTACTCTAGGGGTGCTGGTACGATAGTAAAGCAGAGGCCTAGAAGCCACGCTTGCTTTCCGCTATGGGTACCTAAATAATTAGCTAGCGCTCTCCTCGTCTCATCATCAACCCCATCTTGCGCCGGCAATGCGAATACTATAGCGGCACGATCTCGGCCATCCAAACATCGTCGAACATCTCGATCCAACGGTGCGATCGATCCTCCTTCTCCTATAAATTGAGGAGGTGCGCTGGCCTCTCATTCTCCTTAAGCATAAGACAGCAAGAAGCGACAGAGCCCCTTAGCGGCCACCAATAATCACTCTCTCTATGCTTCTCTAGTTTCTAGCCAGCAAGTTTCTCTCACTAGGCAGCAAGCTAAACTTGGTGTAGAGCTAGGTAGGATGGGAGGGAAGTCGCCCTTCTCCTTCTTCTGCCCGATGTTCAGCTTCCTGTCGAGGTCGAGTTCAAGCTCGAGGTACGACGACGGCTACATGAGCGACTGGGAGGGCCGGCCGAGGTGTGGGAGCAAGGTGCGGTCCAGCGACGAGGACTCCGGCTGGTGGGTCGGCGAGCGCGACGTCGACCGCAAGGCCGCCAACTACATCAACGAGTTCCACCAGAAAAAGGCACCACCAACACCTAGCTAGGTAGCATGCAACACTCTCCATGCATGCAACCGTGTATCAGGAGTCCAGGACACGAAGGTTCTTGAATGGTTCCTCTTTTATCATGCATGTTGTGTTGATTTAGAGGAGGACGAATAATTTTTTGCTTGGCAGATGTAGATCTATGTGCTCGTGTGTGCTCGTGTGTGCGCGTGTGGTGTGCGGGGATGGCAGGGATGCGTCACAGATGTATTTGTTGTTTGCTGCCATATTAAGCGATGATGATGAATGTATATATAGTGTGTTTCCGTGCATATGTGTTCTGTTTGATCAGTACTTCAGCGGATTTGCTAAATCACAGGCAACTGATTATAGTTTTTGCGGCTCAATTTCGCGGCGCGGTGGATAGCAGGTCCGAAGCTGGCTGCGGTGTCCCCGTGAGGCCTAGCAAGGAGTgagctggcccagctggccacggcGTCGCAGATGGAGGCGAGTCGGAGGTTTGACGGGTTCAGGTCGGAGGTCTTTTCATGCTAACTGCATGTCGGATTGGACCGTGGCCATGCCGGAGACGCGAACTCCGAGGTGTGGGAAGTCAAGGCTCACATAGGTTAATGCTTCTAAGACGGCGACCGGAGGAAAGGCAGGGGACAACTGAAGGAAGAGTGAATGGACCGGGAGAGAACATACAGTGGAGATAGAACGGTTGGAGGAGGAAGATTATCTACCCGTTTGTTTTGATTCAATGTGAGGGGGCATTCACTTCCAAATGAACAGAAACTGAAGAAGACGAAAAATAACCCAAATGATAAGTATCACACATGTGACACGAAGCAACATAGTCTGAACACCCTTATTACCATCCATTTTGACACATCAAACAGATGATATCAGcggaatctttttggttttttgGACTTAAAAATATTTATCTCTTAAATAAAAACCCAATAAAAAAAATCtgttttcatcattaaatccgtCGCAAAGAGATCTGCAAAACTAGATTTCATATTGATATATTTCGATGACTTTTTTTAGCCAAAAGTTGCCATGttgttacactgaagttgccatactGTTGATACTAAAGTTGACATGACTTGTTTCATCTATTTTTTCTTCTAGATTTAAAGCTATCATTGTGTTTTAACTACTTTTCTTGGCAAAATTTACTAATCGACATGGAAAATTTTATTAATTGACCATGGCAATTTTTAGTAATTAACCACGGCAAATTTGATTCATGGATCATGACAATTTTTAGTAATTCATCATGGTAAATTTAGTttatagatcatggcaattttattaTTTTGACCATGGCAATTCTAGTATTTTGACCAtggaaattattttttgtatgaaccatgacaAATTTTAGTGCATGTATCATAGCAAATTTAAGTAATTCACCATCAAAATTTTAGTTTCTGGTTCATGGAATATTTGAGTCATTGACTATGCATTTTTAAAGCAATTGATGACAGATTTCTTTTTAACTATGAACCATGTCAAAATTATTTCATGGATCATGGCAAATTTTAGTAATTCTTCATGGCAAGTTTAGTTTCTTAATTCACTTTTTCATAACATGTCAAAACTTACTTTAAACGTATGAGAAAAAATAGTCGAAacgtggcaacttcagtgtaaacaccatggcaatttatGTGCAATAGACATGTCATCTTTTGACCGCCAAAAAATATTGTCGAAACATATCAATATGTGATCTAGTTTTGAAGTCCGCGTTGCGACGAATTTATTGGAGAAAAAGGATTTTCGATTGGATTTTGTATTTAAAAGGTAAAACATTTTAAAGTTTGAAAAATCCAAAAGATTACTGCGGACATCATCTGTTTTTGTCCCTATTTAGATGCATATGTGAAAGAAATAAAAAGGCTAGCCAATGGGTGGCTAGAAGGGCGTTTGACCCAACCTCCTTCAGCCCACAGGTGTAGGCGGAATGCTTCGTGCTACACGTATGACATTTATCAGGTTCCAAAAAAATTACTTATCAAATATCCTGAGCTTATTTGATCTTGGTGAATAGTAAAATAAAAATacactattttttaaaaaaatctgaattttttacatGGAAAATATTTTAGTGCGTCAAATCCATGCCAATTTTCAGCGCATTTAAACTTAATTTGCTTTATTCATAAAAAAAAATATTTCGTTCATTTGGCCAGAGATACTAGCCTAAAGTTAGGGTATGTCCAACGCCGTCCTTAAGATGGACgcatttcctggatttatttcaggccttttggcgatgtgcgttcagtggaagGAGAAATTCACGTCGACCACGAAAGCGTCTATGGTGACTTCATCAATCCCTAGACGATGTGTCGGCGCAGTCTTTCGAAGGTGCCCATAGGGTagtatgtgtgtgcgtgtgttcatGTGGATAAGCGTATATGAATATGCTTGAGCGTCTGCTTCTATACCGTGTTCAAAAAACATACACACTATTTGTTCACGGACTGATCCAGACCAGTCTGCGGATACAGATACGGGAGCCGCCCATCCAACCGCATAGCCTGGCCACCCTTCATTTCAAATGCATAGTAATATGAGCC
This portion of the Triticum dicoccoides isolate Atlit2015 ecotype Zavitan chromosome 7A, WEW_v2.0, whole genome shotgun sequence genome encodes:
- the LOC119330072 gene encoding uncharacterized protein LOC119330072, coding for MGGKSPFSFFCPMFSFLSRSSSSSRYDDGYMSDWEGRPRCGSKVRSSDEDSGWWVGERDVDRKAANYINEFHQKKAPPTPS